The Lucilia cuprina isolate Lc7/37 chromosome 5, ASM2204524v1, whole genome shotgun sequence genome includes a window with the following:
- the LOC111688571 gene encoding uncharacterized protein DDB_G0271670-like, with protein sequence MPVIADSDEPPAKCCKYCEESTHGVDGPVSWRLTLDQDLIDTLKGSFPSWFQPQTTTNSNNNNTSSITTTAVANSHNNNHHYQHLNNTHNNNSNNLSSNNITTFLTTAADTNNNHHTTTTCNGNSITITTTPGLQNGINLLNNTICVTPITIDTTTATYLNTQQQQQQQQQQHNLLSTINKSNNNSNNNTLHLHQLNGAAATSLLATATNTCNSISNNNSSTILSTIPLSATSSCSSSASPASSITSNCSGHSNSTISSNKSSTQQTTPTTTSSVNVNGKLTVNCKTHIKSNNYLNSNSPSSSSSSSSSSSSSSSPSSSCSSSASSKSSNCDFPTKPYVQAHKNLNGHQNTSNSSNSLSNKATISASNPLVGGLIGGAAGGGGVVGLNSIHQPIASVGATTITRVIPKSPSLHSLSGGSLLATFSSPGSATTFEIISDSSCSGLLTSAHLSGKNAFEHSFHDIILLQEAYDDMSEGEQRLNASFLGGSSDDGTNSDFYDPRQSPPKAIVDSSPLQPQMDKNKESLKVKLMVRRPHSQLVEQGIIPRKYFFILFI encoded by the exons AGTCTACGCACGGCGTGGACGGGCCTGTATCGTGGCGTTTAACGCTCGATCAGGATCTTATCGACACGCTAAAAGGCAGTTTCCCCAGTTGGTTTCAACCACAGACAACCACCaattctaataataataatacttcaTCAATTACCACAACAGCTGTTGCTAATAGTCACAACAACAATCATCATTATCAACACCTAAACAACacccacaacaacaacagcaacaatctaAGCAGCAATAATATTACCACATTTTTAACTACAGCTGCCGATACAAATAATAATCATCATACAACAACAACTTGTAACGGCAATAgtataacaataacaaccacTCCCGGTCTACAAAAcggtataaatttattaaataatacaatttgtGTTACACCTATAACAATCGATACAACAACAGCTACATATTTgaacacacaacaacaacaacaacaacaacaacagcaacataatTTGTTAAGTACtattaataaaagtaataacaacagcaacaataatacaCTCCATTTGCATCAATTAAACGGTGCTGCTGCCACTTCCCTACTCGCAACTGCAACAAACACCTGCAAcagcatcagcaacaacaactccTCAACAATATTGTCTACTATTCCCCTATCAGCAACATCATCGTGTTCATCATCCGCCTCGCCAGCCTCTAGTATCACCTCAAATTGTTCGGGCCACTCAAATTCAACGATCTCATCAAACAAATCCTCAACACAACAAACAACGCCCACAACAACAAGCTCGGTCAACGTTAACGGAAAATTAACAGTAAATTGTAAAACCCACATAAAAAGCAATAACTATTTAAACTCAAACTCGCCTTCGTCCTCCTCCTCTTCATCTTCGTCTTCTTCTTCCTCCTCCTCACCATCATCATCGTGTTCTTCTTCGGCCTCTTCTAAGTCTTCAAATTGTGACTTTCCCACTAAACCGTATGTACAAGCACATAAAAACCTTAACGGTCACCAAAATaccagcaacagcagcaattcATTATCAAACAAAGCAACAATATCAGCTTCGAATCCTCTTGTTGGAGGCTTAATAGGAGGAGCTGCAGGTGGAGGTGGTGTTGTTGGTTTGAATAGCATTCATCAACCCATAGCTTCAGTAGGTGCTACCACTATTACACGAGTAATTCCAAAATCTCCATCACTTCATAGCTTAAGTGGTGGTTCATTACTTGCAACATTCTCATCACCGGGTTCGGCAACAACATTTGAAATCATTTCCGATTCATCGTGTAGCGGTCTGCTGACGTCGGCTCACCTGAGTGGGAAAAACGCATTTGAGCATTCATTTCACGATATTATATTATTACAGGAAGCCTACGACGATATGTCAGAGG GTGAACAACGTTTAAATGCATCATTTCTGGGAGGTAGCAGTGATGATGGCACAAATTCCGATTTTTATGATCCTAGGCAATCGCCACCAAAAGCAATTGTTGATTCCAGTCCTCTTCAGCCACAAAtggataaaaataaagaat CGCTCAAAGTTAAATTAATGGTTAGAAGACCCCATTCACAGCTTGTTGAACAAGGCATTATACCacgtaagtatttttttatactcttcatttga